The Fundidesulfovibrio putealis DSM 16056 genome segment TCTGATCATAACGTGCGCCCAAATCGCACAGACATCCACCCCGAACACACAGGAGCGGTTATGCCCAATATAGCCAAGACAGAGAAATCGCAGGTCATGGAGAAAACACACGAGGCTACGGCGCTGCTGCGAGCCGACCATAAGCATGTGAGCGACCTCTTTGCCAAGTACGAGGAACAGCAGTCCCCTTCTCAGAAGAGGGCACTTGTAGCCCTGCTATGCACCGAACTCAAAATCCATGTGCAGATCGAAGAAGAGATATTCTACCCCGCAGTGAAACAGGCACTGAAGGACAAGGAAATGATCCCGGAGGGATTGGTCGAACATGCTGCGATCAGCGACCTGATCAGGCAAGTGGAAAACATTGCCCCCGATGGAGAGATGTTCGACGCAAAGATCAAGGTGATGTCCGAATACGTCAAGCATCATGTCAAGGAAGAACAGCAGGAAATGTTTCCAAAGGCGAAAGCCTCCACGCTCGACATGAACGTGTTGGGTGCCAGGATGGTTTTACGCAAAAAAGAGCTGCTCACTAAAATGACCGGTCATTAAATCATCGCCATTAGCGGTGGCGCGGTCTGCCGTCGGTGAGCCGGGTGACCTGTTCTTGAGCGGCTTGCGCTGACAGTGAAGGGGCAGGAGCCTGTCCTGACCCTTCATACTCATTCTCCGCGTGTTCTCTCGGCACGAACTGGCAGGGAAAGACTAGCGATTCTTTGAATGACTCTCCGAAAGAAATTTACAGGAAAGGAGCACGTAAATGGACAGCAATTCACCCATCTTTTCCGGTGCGAACCAGGGGATTACTGCAGAACAGCTCGAAAAGGTAGCTCAAGGCTGGAGCATCAAGGAGGATATCCTTGATAAGTATGTGTACAATGACAGCAATGACAACATCGGGACTATCGAGGATCTGCTGGTAACGCCAGACGATGCAATTTCCTATGCCATCATCGGGGTGGGCGGCTTCCTGGGCATGGGCCGCCACGATGTGGCCATCCCAATTTATCAGCTGATCATAAACAAATCGCAGATCACCTTGCCCGGAGTGACGACTGAGAGCCTCAAGGCCATGCCGGCCTATGAATACAAATAGCCCCACTCGGCCCGGTGGCCAGCTGCCGTTCGTCCTCCCACGGGATGCGGGCCACCGGGTGTATTTTTCCCAAATCAACCCTTCATCAAGGAGAAATTCAAATGAAATTCGCTCTGAAAACCTGCATCGTCCCTGTCCTCCTTTCCCTTTTCCTATTCGCGGGCGCGGCCCTGGCGCAAAAGGCGCCCGTTGCCGGCATCACCAAAGATGAGGTTTCGGTTCTGGCCAAGGGCTGGAGCATCAAAAAAGCCATCCTCGACAAGGATGTCTTCAATGAAGCCAACGAAAAAGTGGGCACCATCGAAGACCTCGTCGTGACGCCGGATAAGGGCATTTCCTACGCTATTGTCGGCGCTGGCGGTTTCCTGGGCATGGGCAAGCGCGATGTGGCCATTCCCGTCAACCAGTTCAGGATCAAAGACAAGCGTATCACTTTGCCGGGCGCCACCAAGGAAGTCATCAAGGGCATGCCTGAATTCAAGTACATCGATTAATTTCGCCAAGCCTAACAGTCCCGCAGGCAGACTCGGGCTCTGCCGGGAATTTGCCTGCGGGAGCTTAACACGGTGAGGACCAGCCCGGATCACACTGGCTGGCTTGCTCAACCGGACCGGAAGCTGGCTGGCACTCGGGCGACCCCAGGGAAGTCCTCTTGATCAAGAAAATGTAACACCAAGGGTTCCGCCTCATGAAAAAAACAAATTCTCCCACGAGTGGTGCTGGTTCAGTATTGAGTACGATTTCAGGGCCAGCCGGAGCCAAACCACCGTCCAGCCTCGGGAACAAGGAAGCGGCCTCCAGTCGTTTGCTTGAGAAGGTCGCGACCGGGCAGGACCTCTCGGGCCAAATCCCCTACAACGAGACCAAGTCCGGCGAGTACGGCGATGCTTCTCGAAAGCCCATGCCCGGAGCAACCGGCAAGCCCGCGAAGCCCTCGGCCACCGCCTCCACCGCCTCAGAGCTGAACGCTTCCCCCAAGGTGGGCGACGGTCAGGTCGAGGTTGGTCTCGATCACACCAGGGAGCCTCTGGACCGGGTGAGAGTGGACGCAGGCGGCCAAGTGCTCACTACCAATCAGGGCGTGCCCGTTGCTGACAATCAGAATTCCCTGAAAGCCGGACTGCGCGGCCCCACCGCCATGCAGGACTTCATCCTTCGCGAAAAGATCACCCACTTCGACCACGAGCGGATACCTGAGCGTATTGTCCACGCGCGTGGGTCTGCTGCGCACGGATATTTCGAATCCTACAAGGACTTGAGCAGCCTGACGCGGGCGGCGCCGTTCTCGCAGGCAGGCAAAATAACTCCTGTGTTCGTGCGTTTCTCCACGGTGGCCGGAGAGAGAGGGTCAGCCGACACTGTTCGCGACGTCCGGGGATTCGCCGTGAAGTTCTATACGGACGAGGGCAACTGGGATTTGGTGGGAAACAACATGCCGGTGTTCTTCATCCAGGACGCCATGAAGTTTCCCGACCTGGTTCACGCGGTCAAGCCCGAGCCCCATCACGGGATGCCCCAGGCATCGAGCGCCCACGACACGTTCTGGGATTTCATTTCCCTCATGCCGGAAACCGCGCACATCTTGATGTGGATCATGTCGGACCGGGCCATCCCGCGAAGCTACCGCATGATGGAAGGCTTCGGGGTGCACACTTTCCGTCTGGTCAACGAGCAGGGAAAATCGGTCTTTTGCAAGTTCCACTGGAAACCCTTGGCGGGGACGTACTCGCTTGTCTGGGATGAAGCCGTGAAGATTGCCGGGGCGGATGGCGACTTCCACCGGCGCGACCTTTGGGAGGCCATCGAGGCTGGAGCCTATCCCGAATGGGAGATGGGATTGCAGGTTTTCACCGAGGAGCAGGCCGAATCCTTCGGCTTCGACGTTCTCGATCCCACCAAACTGGTGCCCGAGGAAATGGTGCCGGTTCAGTTGGTCGGGAAAATGACCCTGAACCGCAATCCGGACAACTTCTTCGCCGAAACGGAGCAGGTCGCGTTTTGCACCGCCAATGTGGTGCCGGGGATCGATTTCACAAACGACCCTCTTTTGCAGGGGCGCATCCATTCCTATGTGGACACCCAGATCAGCCGCTTGGGGGGTCCCAATTTTCATGAAATCCCCATCAACGCTCCAGTTGTCCCGGTGTTCAACAATCAGCGCGACGGCATGCACAGGCAGGCCATCCATCGTGGCCGGACCAGCTATGAGCCGAATTCGCTGGGCGGAGGTTCTCCGGCACAGGCAGGGATGAAGGGCTACACCAGCTACCCGCAGCAGGTGGCGGAGGACATGGTCCGAGGCAAAGCGGAGCTTTTCTCCGACCATTATTCGCAGGCGCGCCTCTTCTGGCAGAGCCAGACCCCAACGGAGCAGAAGCATATCGCTTCCGCCTTCCGTTTTGAACTCACGCGGGTGCAGACACCGGCGATACGCGAGCGTGTGCTCTCGCTGTTGGTCAACGTCGACCCGGACCTGGCCGCCTGTGTGGCGCGGGGACTGGGGATGGATGTGCCGGCCGCGATGCCGCTCGCATCTGATCTGCCAATTCCAAAATACGACAATTCTCCGGCCCTGTCGCTGATGTTTCGTCCGGGTCGCACCGGAATCAGCACCAGACGCGTTGCCGTGCTGGTCGCTCCTGGGGTTCAGGGGGCAACGGTCGAAACGGTATACGAGTCGCTTCTGGTAGGCGGTGCGGTGCCGCGCCTGGTGGGATGCACTCTGGGCAAGGTTGCCACTCTTGAGGGTGGCTCGCTGGACGTGGAGATCTCCCTCGAGACGGGACCGTCCGTGCTCTACGATGCCGTGGTGGTGCCAGGCGGTGGTGAGGCTGTGGATGCCTTGCTGCATGACGCTCACGCGTTGGATTTTGTACGTGACCAATACCGGCACTGCAAACCCATATTGATTCTCGGCAGCGAGGGAAAGAACTTGCTGGATAAAGCTGGCGTTCCCACAAAGCTGCCAGATGGCTCAGTCGATCCAGCGATCATCGGGTTACGCGGGGGAACGGTGGACCAGGCCTTAGGCGAATTCAAGACAGCTTTGTCCGGACACCGGGCCTACGCTCGCGAGACGGATCCGCACAAGGTTTAGGTCTCGGGCGTACGAACTTCTATGAACTGTAAAGCACGAACACCTACGAGGCGCACAATGGAACCAAATACAAGTGGCAGTGATCCTTCTG includes the following:
- a CDS encoding hemerythrin domain-containing protein; this encodes MPNIAKTEKSQVMEKTHEATALLRADHKHVSDLFAKYEEQQSPSQKRALVALLCTELKIHVQIEEEIFYPAVKQALKDKEMIPEGLVEHAAISDLIRQVENIAPDGEMFDAKIKVMSEYVKHHVKEEQQEMFPKAKASTLDMNVLGARMVLRKKELLTKMTGH
- a CDS encoding PRC-barrel domain-containing protein — translated: MDSNSPIFSGANQGITAEQLEKVAQGWSIKEDILDKYVYNDSNDNIGTIEDLLVTPDDAISYAIIGVGGFLGMGRHDVAIPIYQLIINKSQITLPGVTTESLKAMPAYEYK
- a CDS encoding PRC-barrel domain-containing protein, whose translation is MKFALKTCIVPVLLSLFLFAGAALAQKAPVAGITKDEVSVLAKGWSIKKAILDKDVFNEANEKVGTIEDLVVTPDKGISYAIVGAGGFLGMGKRDVAIPVNQFRIKDKRITLPGATKEVIKGMPEFKYID
- a CDS encoding catalase; the encoded protein is MKKTNSPTSGAGSVLSTISGPAGAKPPSSLGNKEAASSRLLEKVATGQDLSGQIPYNETKSGEYGDASRKPMPGATGKPAKPSATASTASELNASPKVGDGQVEVGLDHTREPLDRVRVDAGGQVLTTNQGVPVADNQNSLKAGLRGPTAMQDFILREKITHFDHERIPERIVHARGSAAHGYFESYKDLSSLTRAAPFSQAGKITPVFVRFSTVAGERGSADTVRDVRGFAVKFYTDEGNWDLVGNNMPVFFIQDAMKFPDLVHAVKPEPHHGMPQASSAHDTFWDFISLMPETAHILMWIMSDRAIPRSYRMMEGFGVHTFRLVNEQGKSVFCKFHWKPLAGTYSLVWDEAVKIAGADGDFHRRDLWEAIEAGAYPEWEMGLQVFTEEQAESFGFDVLDPTKLVPEEMVPVQLVGKMTLNRNPDNFFAETEQVAFCTANVVPGIDFTNDPLLQGRIHSYVDTQISRLGGPNFHEIPINAPVVPVFNNQRDGMHRQAIHRGRTSYEPNSLGGGSPAQAGMKGYTSYPQQVAEDMVRGKAELFSDHYSQARLFWQSQTPTEQKHIASAFRFELTRVQTPAIRERVLSLLVNVDPDLAACVARGLGMDVPAAMPLASDLPIPKYDNSPALSLMFRPGRTGISTRRVAVLVAPGVQGATVETVYESLLVGGAVPRLVGCTLGKVATLEGGSLDVEISLETGPSVLYDAVVVPGGGEAVDALLHDAHALDFVRDQYRHCKPILILGSEGKNLLDKAGVPTKLPDGSVDPAIIGLRGGTVDQALGEFKTALSGHRAYARETDPHKV